One window from the genome of Cryptomeria japonica chromosome 6, Sugi_1.0, whole genome shotgun sequence encodes:
- the LOC131052843 gene encoding uncharacterized protein LOC131052843: MVKSFRLTQIIPPAEELLDEEGLEYYIPKNKVGEAYKDTFSYFDTHFRLLREDLLEPYRKAVKELRRNYQQEWASKRKYDDGRGNKENNWSTSIQVYRNVEYLGMKAGREGIEYGVHLEMDCFVDWENSRLLMNNSLLCISQDGFLTFFWATVCNRNSLGSNILGLRQVDGHELNLQTETMYSMFESTKAYYEAYIHALKVLQRPEMENILFKKQLVYLGSSLHEEKFSFDWKRICKFPSLDDSQEAAIKLGLTKKLAIIQGPPGTGKTFTGLLIVKSLLHIITSCPILVVCYTNRALDQFLEGIYAFEQNLVRMGSRTRSKILGKVTLQHLLTRRKTKRSSSVILPKYFRNAVYRATRKTNKLAKDVEKALNLNGDMFGEEEWSNLSSEYLNACSKLQEAKINSQSYLLSQVNVVGMTTTFAARNYELLTSLKSEIIVVEEAAEVLEGQILGCLNPGIKHLILIGDHMQLRPSVASSRLAERNNLDVSMFERLVKGEIEYKTLEVQRRMRPAISAPLVSRFYPMLRDHQSVHDFQDVKGVKKNVFFMDHQNPEDLPLSRSRSNAFEADMVVQFCIYLTNCCGYSPRDITILSMYRYQTEQITEKISNFYHLPGRCSDWISIKNIVNPDDFVPRVRSVDEFQGDESNIILLSLVRNINSNCLNTSEKAPQSIGFLRNPNRICVALSRARIGLYIFGNAKLLSDNSDDWRDIMQHFTNNGCVGKGLELCCPKHSDNSGLVINRAEDLREYNDGRKIIFCNKKCKEKLICGHKCPKKCHYGGHENFNCMIKCKKKIEACGHQCKKVCHADSYDKECFPCLECPVANNVFDSFKDISIG; encoded by the exons ATG GTGAAGAGTTTCAGACTCACCCAGATCATACCGCCCGCTGAAGAACTATTAGATGAGGAAGGCTTGGAATATTATATTCCTAAGAACAAAGTGGGAGAGGCATACAAAGACACATTTTCATATTTCGACACCCACTTCAGACTTCTCAGAGAGGATTTGCTCGAGCCGTACAGAAAAGCTGTGAAGGAGCTGAGGAGAAATTATCAGCAGGAATGGGCATCAAAGAGAAAATATGACGATGGAAGAGGTAATAAGGAGAACAATTGGTCCACTAGTATCCAGGTATATAGGAATGTGGAATATCTAGGTATGAAGGCAGGGAGAGAGGGCATTGAATACGGTGTCCATTTAGAAATGGATTGTTTTGTTGACTGGGAGAATTCTAGGCTTTTAATGAACAATTCATTGCTCTGCATTTCTCAGGATGGATTCCTCACTTTCTTTTGGGCTACAGTTTGTAATAGGAATAGCCTTGGGTCTAACATACTGGGTCTCAGACAAGTGGATGGACATGAGCTCAATCTGCAAACAGAAACTATGTATTCCATGTTTGAGTCCACCAAAGCCTATTATGAGGCCTATATACATGCCCTCAAGGTTCTGCAGAGGCCAGAGATGGAGAACATTCTTTTCAAAAAACAGTTAGTTTATCTTGGATCTAGTTTGCATGAAGAGAAATTCAGTTTTGATTGGAAAAGGATTTGTAAGTTCCCTTCTCTTGATGATAGCCAGGAAGCAGCCATCAAGCTAGGGCTCACTAAGAAATTGGCTATTATTCAGGGTCCTCCGGGGACTGGAAAAACATTTACAGGGTTGCTCATTGTCAAGTCCTTGCTTCACATAATCACTTCTTGTCCAATTCTTGTAGTTTGCTACACTAATAGAGCTCTGGATCAGTTCTTGGAGGGAATATATGCCTTCGAGCAAAATCTAGTGAGAATGGGTTCTAGAACCCGAAGCAAAATTCTGGGGAAAGTTACTCTGCAGCATCTCTTGACGAGGAGGAAGACGAAGAGGAGCAGTTCAGTAATCCTTCCAAAATATTTCCGTAACGCGGTGTACAGGGCAACACGAAAAACAAATAAACTGGCAAAAGATGTAGAGAAAGCCTTAAACTTGAATGGAGACATGTTCGGGGAAGAAGAATGGTCAAATTTGTCAAGTGAATATTTGAATGCATGTAGCAAATTGCAAGAAGCGAAGATAAACAGTCAGTCGTATTTGCTTAGCCAAGTAAATGTGGTAGGGATGACTACTACCTTTGCAGCAAGGAATTATGAATTATTGACATCTTTGAAATCAGAGATTATTGTGGTGGAAGAAGCTGCAGAGGTTTTAGAGGGCCAAATTCTTGGATGCTTAAACCCTGGCATTAAACATCTGATTCTTATAGGTGATCATATGCAGCTTAGGCCATCTGTGGCATCCTCAAGGCTGGCTGAGAGAAACAACCTGGATGTGTCAATGTTTGAGAGGCTTGTTAAAGGTGAGATAGAATACAAAACGCTGGAGGTGCAGCGGAGGATGAGACCTGCAATATCCGCACCCCTGGTTTCAAGGTTTTATCCTATGCTAAGAGATCACCAATCTGTTCACGACTTCCAAGATGTGAAAGGTGTTAAGAAAAATGTGTTCTTCATGGATCATCAGAATCCTGAGGACCTTCCTCTATCTCGAAGCAGGTCTAATGCTTTTGAAGCAGACATGGTGGTTCAATTTTGCATTTACTTAACCAATTGTTGTGGTTACAGCCCACGTGATATTACTATTCTGAGCATGTATAGATACCAGACCGAGCAAATCACGGAAAAAATAAGCAATTTTTACCATTTACCCGGGAGGTGTTCTGATTGGATTTCCATTAAGAACATAGTAAATCCTGATGATTTTGTTCCCAGAGTAAGAAGTGTTGATGAATTTCAGGGAGACGAGAGCAATATTATATTGCTATCCTTAGTCAGAAACATCAATTCTAATTGTTTAAATACATCTGAAAAGGCCCCACAATCCATAGGATTCCTAAGGAATCCCAACAGGATATGTGTTGCACTTTCGAGGGCCAGAATTGGCTTGTATATATTTGGCAATGCCAAGCTTTTGTCAGATAATTCAGATGATTGGAGGGATATTATGCAACATTTCACAAACAATGGTTGTGTAGGAAAGGGATTAGAGCTATGCTGTCCAAAGCATTCAGATAATTCTGGACTTGTTATTAATAGAGCCGAGGACTTAAGAGAGTATAATGATGGGCGAAAAATAATATTTTGCAATAAGAAATGCAAGGAAAAGTTAATATGTGGGCATAAATGTCCCAAGAAGTGCCATTATGGAGGGCATGAAAATTTTAATTGCATGATCAAATGCAAAAAGAAGATTGAAGCGTGTGGGCATCAATGCAAGAAGGTATGCCATGCAGATTCATATGATAAGGAATGCTTTCCTTGCCTGGAATGCCCAGTTGCCAACAATGTTTTTGATAGCTTCAAAGATATCTCTATAGGCTGA